One genomic window of Quercus robur chromosome 6, dhQueRobu3.1, whole genome shotgun sequence includes the following:
- the LOC126732948 gene encoding squalene epoxidase 3-like isoform X1, whose product MRQSLTHPHLYAIAYQNQHHHRSALIALYKSKHNPHPLTISLVRANKSSTSTSTPTRSTRATNTTKKLERITKGFILIPTHSSSSSGSLCFVPKKIVVVIDQHVLWTFFASLFGFVLLYIIRRNNNANNRKLKKKNSPQQCVDDNSFTDGEFRHVNGSDSGTDVIVVGAGVAGAALAYTLGKDGRRVHVIERDLTEPDRIVGELLQPGGYLKLVELGLEDCVEEIDAQRVLGYALFKEGKNTKLSYPLEKFHSDVSGRSFHNGRFIQRMREKAATLSNVKLEQGTVTSLLEENKTIRGVQYKTKDGQEHTAYAPLTIVCDGCFSNLRRALCNPKVDVPSCFVGLVLENCQLPFANHGHVILADPSPILFYPISSTEVRCLVDVPGQKLPSIANGEMAKYLKTMVAPQIPRELHDAFVSAIDKGNIRTMPNRSMPADPHPTPGALLMGDAFNMRHPLTGGGMTVALSDIVVLRDLLKPLRDLNDAALLSRYLESFYTLRKPVASTINTLAGALYKVFSASPDQARKEMCQACFDYLSLGGIFSTGPIALLSGLNPRPLSLVLHFFAVAIYGVSRLLLPFPSPQRLWIGARLIWSAAGIIFPIIKAEGVRQMFFPATVPAYYKAPSVKSDI is encoded by the exons ATGAGGCAGTCCCTCACCCATCCACACCTATATGCAATTGCATATCAAAATCAACATCACCACCGCTCGGCTTTAATAGCTCTCTATAAAAGCAAACACAATCCTCACCCTCTTACTATCTCTCTCGTCCGTGCTAATAAATCCTCAACATCAACTTCAACCCCCACAAGGTCCACAAGAGCAACCAACACCACAAAAAAGCTAGAGAGAATTACTAAAGGTTTCATTTTGATCCCaacccattcttcttcttcatctgggTCTCTTTGTTTCGTTCCAAAGAAGATAGTGGTTGTGATTGATCAGCACGTACTCTGGACATTCTTTGCCTCCCTCTTCGGCTTTGTTCTTCTCTACATAATTCGTCGTAATAACAATGCCAATAACAGGaagctaaagaagaagaacTCTCCACAACAATGTGTCGACGACAACAGCTTCACCGACGGAGAGTTCCGCCACGTTAATGGCTCTGACTCCGGCACCGACGTCATCGTCGTCGGCGCCGGTGTTGCAGGTGCCGCTCTTGCTTACACTCTCGGCAAG GATGGAAGACGAGTTCATGTGATCGAAAGAGACTTGACAGAGCCGGATCGAATTGTTGGTGAACTGCTGCAGCCTGGGGGATACCTGAAATTAGTGGAATTGGGCCTTGAAG ATTGCGTGGAGGAAATTGATGCTCAGCGTGTTCTTGGATATGCTCTCTTCAAGGaagggaaaaatacaaaattgtcTTATCCCTTGGAAAAATTTCATTCAGATGTGTCCGGGAGGAGCTTCCACAATGGACGTTTCATACAAAGGATGAGAGAAAAAGCCGCTACTCTTTCCAA TGTGAAATTGGAGCAAGGTACAGTAACATCCCTGCTTGAAGAAAATAAGACTATCAGGGGGGTTCAGTACAAAACAAAGGATGGCCAAGAACACACAGCTTATGCTCCTCTTACAATTGTGTGTGATGGTTGCTTCTCAAATCTGCGCCGCGCTCTTTGCAACCCCAAG GTAGATGTGCCCTCTTGTTTTGTGGGTTTAGTCTTGGAAAACTGTCAACTTCCATTTGCAAATCATGGGCATGTTATTTTAGCAGACCCTTCTCCCATCTTGTTTTATCCCATCAGTAGTACAGAGGTTCGCTGTTTGGTTGATGTACCCGGTCAGAAATTACCATCTATTGCTAATGGCGAAATGGCCAAATATTTGAAAACAATGGTAGCTCCACAG ATTCCACGTGAGCTTCATGATGCCTTCGTGTCAGCAATCGATAAAGGAAACATTAGAACTATGCCAAATAGAAGCATGCCAGCAGATCCACATCCTACTCCTGGAGCCCTTTTAATGGGTGATGCTTTCAACATGCGTCATCCTTTAACTGGTGGTGGAATGACTGTGGCCCTATCTGATATTGTTGTACTTCGAGATCTTCTTAAGCCATTGCGTGACCTAAATGATGCAGCTTTGTTGTCCAGATATCTTGAATCCTTTTACACCTTGCGCAAG CCAGTGGCATCTACAATAAATACTCTGGCAGGTGCCCTCTATAAGGTGTTTTCTGCTTCACCTGATCAGGCAAGGAAGGagatgtgccaagcatgctttGACTATTTAAGCCTGGGAGGAATATTTTCTACAGGACCGATTGCTTTGCTCTCTGGTCTGAACCCTCGTCCATTAAGTTTAGTTCTCCATTTCTTTGCTGTTGCAATATATGGTGTCAGTCGCCTGCTACTACCATTTCCTTCGCCTCAACGCTTGTGGATTGGAGCTAGATTGATTTGG AGTGCAGCAGGTATAATATTTCCCATCATCAAGGCTGAAGGAGTGAGGCAGATGTTCTTCCCTGCAACTGTTCCAGCATATTATAAAGCCCCTAGTGTTAAGTCAGATATTTAG
- the LOC126732948 gene encoding squalene monooxygenase SE1-like isoform X2, whose translation MSRDGRRVHVIERDLTEPDRIVGELLQPGGYLKLVELGLEDCVEEIDAQRVLGYALFKEGKNTKLSYPLEKFHSDVSGRSFHNGRFIQRMREKAATLSNVKLEQGTVTSLLEENKTIRGVQYKTKDGQEHTAYAPLTIVCDGCFSNLRRALCNPKVDVPSCFVGLVLENCQLPFANHGHVILADPSPILFYPISSTEVRCLVDVPGQKLPSIANGEMAKYLKTMVAPQIPRELHDAFVSAIDKGNIRTMPNRSMPADPHPTPGALLMGDAFNMRHPLTGGGMTVALSDIVVLRDLLKPLRDLNDAALLSRYLESFYTLRKPVASTINTLAGALYKVFSASPDQARKEMCQACFDYLSLGGIFSTGPIALLSGLNPRPLSLVLHFFAVAIYGVSRLLLPFPSPQRLWIGARLIWSAAGIIFPIIKAEGVRQMFFPATVPAYYKAPSVKSDI comes from the exons GATGGAAGACGAGTTCATGTGATCGAAAGAGACTTGACAGAGCCGGATCGAATTGTTGGTGAACTGCTGCAGCCTGGGGGATACCTGAAATTAGTGGAATTGGGCCTTGAAG ATTGCGTGGAGGAAATTGATGCTCAGCGTGTTCTTGGATATGCTCTCTTCAAGGaagggaaaaatacaaaattgtcTTATCCCTTGGAAAAATTTCATTCAGATGTGTCCGGGAGGAGCTTCCACAATGGACGTTTCATACAAAGGATGAGAGAAAAAGCCGCTACTCTTTCCAA TGTGAAATTGGAGCAAGGTACAGTAACATCCCTGCTTGAAGAAAATAAGACTATCAGGGGGGTTCAGTACAAAACAAAGGATGGCCAAGAACACACAGCTTATGCTCCTCTTACAATTGTGTGTGATGGTTGCTTCTCAAATCTGCGCCGCGCTCTTTGCAACCCCAAG GTAGATGTGCCCTCTTGTTTTGTGGGTTTAGTCTTGGAAAACTGTCAACTTCCATTTGCAAATCATGGGCATGTTATTTTAGCAGACCCTTCTCCCATCTTGTTTTATCCCATCAGTAGTACAGAGGTTCGCTGTTTGGTTGATGTACCCGGTCAGAAATTACCATCTATTGCTAATGGCGAAATGGCCAAATATTTGAAAACAATGGTAGCTCCACAG ATTCCACGTGAGCTTCATGATGCCTTCGTGTCAGCAATCGATAAAGGAAACATTAGAACTATGCCAAATAGAAGCATGCCAGCAGATCCACATCCTACTCCTGGAGCCCTTTTAATGGGTGATGCTTTCAACATGCGTCATCCTTTAACTGGTGGTGGAATGACTGTGGCCCTATCTGATATTGTTGTACTTCGAGATCTTCTTAAGCCATTGCGTGACCTAAATGATGCAGCTTTGTTGTCCAGATATCTTGAATCCTTTTACACCTTGCGCAAG CCAGTGGCATCTACAATAAATACTCTGGCAGGTGCCCTCTATAAGGTGTTTTCTGCTTCACCTGATCAGGCAAGGAAGGagatgtgccaagcatgctttGACTATTTAAGCCTGGGAGGAATATTTTCTACAGGACCGATTGCTTTGCTCTCTGGTCTGAACCCTCGTCCATTAAGTTTAGTTCTCCATTTCTTTGCTGTTGCAATATATGGTGTCAGTCGCCTGCTACTACCATTTCCTTCGCCTCAACGCTTGTGGATTGGAGCTAGATTGATTTGG AGTGCAGCAGGTATAATATTTCCCATCATCAAGGCTGAAGGAGTGAGGCAGATGTTCTTCCCTGCAACTGTTCCAGCATATTATAAAGCCCCTAGTGTTAAGTCAGATATTTAG